TTTTTATTTACAGCTTCTTTAAAGTCTTTTACTTTTCTATGTTTCATTTTAGTAAGAGTTACTTCTACATCTATATATTCACTGTCAGTTTCAGATATAATCTCATCATCTATATAAGTAAGAATATGGGTATTATATTTTTTGCTAAAGTCATACATAAGATGGATATCTTCTTTGTTCAATGATTCTTCTAAAATATTTTTTGAGTAGCACAATCTGTAATGATAGATCCATTGAAAGAAAGGAGAAAACTTTTATAGTCAGCAAGATGTAATTCTTCAGCTAATTCTTTCATGGCAAAAGTAGGTCTTCCAGAAGCTGGGATAAATTTTATACCTGCTTTTTGAGCTTTCATTATAGCTTCTTTATCAATAAGAGATATTTTCTTCTCAGAATTTAAAAGGGTATCATCTAAATCTGTAACTATCATTTTATATTTCACAATAATCCTCCATAAAAAGTTTTCTTATAATTATAGCAACATGGAGATTATTTTACAATAGATTTTCTAGCCATAAATATCAATGGAATAAGGAAAAGTATCATTAAACCGCTGCCTATGATTATATCATTTACTCCCATGAGAGCAGATTGTTCTGTTATCATTTGATTAATTAAAGCAAGTTTTGTCTGTATAGGACCATTCATTTGATGAATATAATTTACATAATTTGGATTTCCATTATTGATAGAAGCAACTAAATCCTGATGGTGCATAGATATTCTATGATCCCAGAAATTTATAGCAAGTGAAGTTCCAAAACTGTTTCCTATATTTCTAGTAAAATTATATAGTCCTGAAGCTCCTGCCATATCTTCAGGTTGAATATTTGATAAAGTAATAGTATTTAATGGAATAAAAAACATTCCAAGACCGATTCCTGTTAAAAATCTGGAAACTGAAATATAGGCTGGAGTTACATCTGGAGTATAATTTCCTGTGAGTACAGCAGTTATTGAAAAAAGAATAAAACCAGCAACCACTACTTTTCTTGCATCAAGTCTATTGAGGATACTTCCCAATATAGGAGCAGTAAAGAGTATAGAAAGTCCCAGAGTAGATGTAGTCATACCACTCTGAAGGGCAGTATATCCCATATAATTTTGAAGCCATAGTGGAATAACAACAACAGAGGAAAAAAATGCAATTGATGATATTGAAAGACTAACAGCTCCAATGGCAAAATTTCTATTGAGAAATAGTTTTACATTAACTACAGGATTATCCTGGTGCCATTCCCAGATAACTAATATTACAATAAATATAAATGATGTAAGGGCAAGAATTATTATAAAAGGACTTGAAAACCAGTCTAAATCATTTCCTTTATCTAGCATTATTTGTAAAGAGGATATTCCTAGAGCAAGAAATATAAGTCCCCATTTATCTATAGGAACTTTTTCTGTTTTATCTTTATATCCCTTTTTCTTAAAAATGGAATGAACTATAAAAGTAGATATTATTCCAAATGGAAGATTTATGTAAAAACACCATCTCCATGAAAATGAATCAGTTATCCAACCACCTATTACAGGGCCAAGTACAGGAGCAAGAACAACTGTCATAGACCATATTCCAAGAGCCATGGCTTTTTTTTCTTTTGGATAGAAGCTTAACATAAGAGTTTGGGAAAGAGGAATCATACTGGCACCAACTATTCCCTGAAGAACTCTTGCAAAAAGTAGAAAACCAAATGAAAAGCTTATACCACAAAGCATACTTGCAGTTGTAAATAAAAGAGTGGCTACTGTATATTGCTTTACTATTCCAAATCTTTTAGTCAGCCACCCAATCAAAGGAAGAAAAATGGCTTCAGAAACAGCATAAGATGTAATTACCCATGTTCCTTGAGTTGGAGCTATTCCAAAATCTCCTGCTATATGTGTGAGAGATACATTTACAATTGTACTGTCTAATACATTCATAAATGAACCTATTGCCAGAGCTAAGGTGGCTAGTATGAGTTCAAAAGATATTCCCATGACATGCCTCCTCAATTTTTACCTATATTTGCTTTTATTATCTGATTGATTTCTGTATTCATTATTTCTTCATTAATTAAATAAAGATTTGAAGATTTTTCAGTATAAGGCAGTATGTTTTTGGTTTCTTTTCCTATATCAATAACAGCTTCTATTGAACTTCCTACAGGAATCATGCCATTTTTTTTAAGGCTGTCTTTATCTATGACTATACGAACAGGAACTCTTTGAACAATTTTTATCCAGTTTCCAGTTGCATTTTGTGCTGGGAGCAAAGAAAGAGAGCTTCCTGTACCAGCTGATAATCCTTGTACATAACCAATATATTTTTTTCCGTTGATGTCACTTACAAGTTCAGCTTCATCTCCTGGTTTTACCCCTTTTAGTTGTGTTTCTTTTAAATTTGCATCTACCCAAACATTATTTAAATCTATAATAGTCATAAGCTCTTGTGAAGGAGAAATTTTTTGACCTAAAAATACAGATTTCTTAGCAATAGTTCCAGATTCAGGAGCAAATATTTTCGTTCTCATAAGATTAACATAGGCATCTTTATATGCTGCTATTGCTTGTTGGACATCTGGATGATTATATATTGAATTACTGTCAGCTTGTATTTTTGCATTTTCTAAAGCTTTTTTACTTTGATTTAAAGATGAAATAGCTATATTTAAATTATTTTTGCTTGTTTCATACTGATGTTTACTTATTAATCCAGCATTATATGAAGCTCTATCCATAGCAAAATCAGTTTCTGCTTTTTTTAGTTGACTTTCTTTTACTTTCACATCATCTTCAGTTTGGGCTGCATTTGAATAAAGACTTGAATATGCACGAACAGATTTTCCGAGATTTGCAGTAGCATTTTCTAATGCTATTTTATAATCTGTATCATCTATAACTGCAAGGAGTTGCCCTTTTTCAACAAACTGAGTATCCTCAATATAAATTTGTGTAATAGTTCCTCCAACTTGGGAAGTAATTACATTTTGATTTCCATTAACATAGGCATCATCAGTTTTTACATAATTTCTTCCATATAAAAGCCAATAAGCTCCATATATTATTCCTATTACTGCAAGTATAATAAGAAATATAAAAATTTTTTTCTTTGCTTTACCTATTTTTACTTTTTTATCTTCAGATTGATTTTCTGTAACTTTGGGAGAGTCAACAGGTTTATCTTTTTCTGTTTCCTCTACATTATCTTTAGTCAATATTTTATTTTCCATATTATCCTCCATTTTTATTTATAAATTTCATATGCTCCACCAAGAGAGTTTATAAGTTGTAGCTGTTGAGTATATAAATTAAAATGCTGTTGCTCATTGTCTAGCTTACTGCTATACCAGCTATATTTTTTAGAAAGATAGTCATACTTTGAAATAGTTCCAATTTCTAATCTTTTTTTATCCCTTGAAAGTAAATTTGTCTGTGTTTTAAAATTCTTATCAGAATCATTTAAAGTATTCCATAAAGTTTTAGTTTTATAAAGTTCATTGTCTACATCATTATATGCATTAATAATTGCTTTATTGTATTCTTCTATAAAAATATTCATATCAGTTCCAGCTATTTTATATGTACTTTTGATAGCACCTGAATGAAATATAGGAAGATAAATACTTGGACCTATAAAACCTAAAAGGGAATCTTTTCTCAATATTTTATTAAAATTGATACCTTCAAAACCATATTGACCTGTGATAGAAAATTGTGGATAAAAATCTGCTTTAGCAGCTTCTAAATGTTTTTCTTGACCTTTTATCAACATGAGATAATATTCTACATCTGGTCTGTTTATGATGATGTCAGAAGATATAGAAGAAGGAATATTAACTTTTTCTTTAAATTCTGGGGTTAATTCTTGAGAATTTTTTTGTAGAAGAGAATATATTTCATCACTGTGTTTGTTACTTGATAAAATATTCAAATTATTTATTGTAAGCTGCTTATTGAGTTCATTTTCTTTAAGAAGCATATCAACTGTTCTTATTTCATTTTGAGCAGCCCATACATTATCTTCTGTTCCATTTCCTATTTTTAAATTTTTTTCTTGTAGTTTTTCTATTTCAATGAGAATATTTTTTGTTCAGTAAGAATAATATTTTCTTGGTATAAATATTTCCAATATAGATAAAGTCTAGCTACTCTGTTAGATAAATCTAACTCTATCCATTTTGAATTTAATTTTACAGCTTCTGCTTTGTATTTTTGTTCTGTTATTAATGAATTAACTTTGTTAAATAAATCAATGTTGTAATCAGCTTGAAGCCCAATACTTCCAATGTTAATTATTTTTCCTCCAAAAGGTGGTGGAGTAGTTCCGTTTTTTCCAAGCTTTTCTCTTTTTAAATCTCCAGCTAAATTTATTGTTACACCTGAATCAGATTTTGCAAGATTTACAGCTTCATCAGCTTTTAAAATATTAAGTTTAGCTATTTTCAAATCTTCATTTTCTTTCAAGACAAAATTTATTAATTGATTAAGTACTGGATCATTGTATATTCTCCACCAGCTTGTATTTGAAAAAATAAGCTTCTGATTTTCAAAAACACCAGTAGAAATATTATTAGAAGTAATAATTTCATCTTTTGTAATTTTTGGTATTGGTGAACAGCCTAAAAGTGTTGATAATATAAGTATTAAAACAAATTTTTTATTCATCTCTCCTCCTTAAATAAAGTCTAAGATACTATACTCTTCTAAATTAATTCAAAAATCCTTTTTAACATTATAATTTTATATTTAATAACGAAAAAAGATAAATGAAATTTAATATATTTGATAAAAATATTCTAAATCCATTTTAAAATATTGTACAAAAAATTAAAATAAAACTAATGAAATTAAGAAATTAATAGTATCGATGTTTGAAAAAAAGATTATAAAAAAAATATATCTTTAAAACTTTGGTTTAAAGAAAAGATATAGTTCGGTAAAAGAACTTTATGTTTTTTAAAAAAGAAAATGTGATATAATGTAATTAAAATGAGACTTTTGATGAAAAAACAGAACATATTTTTATTAAAGAAATTTTATAAAATAATAGAATTATAGTTTGAAATGAAATTTATAATTTTAGCAAACAAAAAAATGTTTTTAAGCAAGAGGACTCTAAGTTTTATTAAAAGATCATGAGGGGGAAAAATGAAAAAAATATTACTAGGTTGTTTTCTACTTACAGCATCAATAACAATATTTGCTGATTCTAATGTTTTATCTACATTAGATCAGTTAGAACTTAATTTTCAACAGCTTGAAGCTGAGGAAAAAGCTATGTATGAGAAAAGAAAATCAGAAGCTGAAGAAGCTCAAAGAACCCTTGCTCAGCAAAGGGAAACATATCAGCAGATAGTTATACAGGAAAAACGTATTGCTGATGTAAAGAATAATAGGTATTATAAGGATCAGTATAATCAACTTGCTAAAAAATATGCTGATACTAAAAAAGCTTTAGAAGAAGATATGAGAAGACAAGAAGAAATAATTAATTTATTTGAAATGATTAAATAGGGAAAAGGGGAAAGATTTATGATGGGAGAAAAAGAAAAAGTTAAACCAACAAGAGGAAGACCACTTGGAAGTGGTGTGAAAAAATACAGAATTTTAGGTTGTAGATTTACTAGAGAAGAATATACATTTATAAATAAGAATTTGAATAGATTAAGGAGAAAATATCAGACTAATAGCAGAGTTTTAATGGAATTATTTAAAGTTTATAGTCAAGAAATAAATTAATATTAAGTAGAGAAAAAAGCGGTAAAACCGCTTTTTTTATTATGTGCTTTTTAACATAGTATTTCTTTTCCAGTTTCCATATTTCATATAAATTGTGCACATTATTAATGAGATAAAGGTAGCTAAAGGAGCTCCAAATCCTATCTCATAAAGTGTTATATCTTTTATTCTGCTTAGAATAAAAGAAACAGGGATTCTTATAAAAAATGTAGCTATAAGACTATGTATCATTGGAAAAATAGGATGACCACATCCACTGAAAAAAGAATTCATACAGAAGATAAAACAGACAAGAATACAATCTATACTATATGATCTTAAATACATTGCAGCTGTCTGTATAACTTCTTTATCATTAGAGAAAAGAGCAGTAATATTTTCTGGGGATATTTGTGAATAGATATAAAAAGCAATACCTAAAACTAAAGAACATCCAATTCCAAAATAAAGCGATTTCTGTGCTCTGTCTATTTTTCCAGCTCCGATATTTTGGGCAGTCATCACAGCTATAGCAGAAGCAAAAGCTGTTGGAGGAAGCATAGCAAATACAATAATTTTTTCAACTACTCCTACAGCAGCTGAAGCTGTGAGTCCCATGGTATTTATAATGGCCGTAATAAGTAAAAAAGATATGTTTATAAGTCCATCTTGTAATGCAATAGGAAATCCAAGATGAAATATAATCTTAGCCTTTTTAGGAAATAACCAGATATATTTTTTACCAAATTCAAAAGGGAATCCTTTTTTCCATAAAAATGAAATTGC
Above is a window of Fusobacterium varium DNA encoding:
- the yibH gene encoding Inner membrane protein yibH, with translation MENKILTKDNVEETEKDKPVDSPKVTENQSEDKKVKIGKAKKKIFIFLIILAVIGIIYGAYWLLYGRNYVKTDDAYVNGNQNVITSQVGGTITQIYIEDTQFVEKGQLLAVIDDTDYKIALENATANLGKSVRAYSSLYSNAAQTEDDVKVKESQLKKAETDFAMDRASYNAGLISKHQYETSKNNLNIAISSLNQSKKALENAKIQADSNSIYNHPDVQQAIAAYKDAYVNLMRTKIFAPESGTIAKKSVFLGQKISPSQELMTIIDLNNVWVDANLKETQLKGVKPGDEAELVSDINGKKYIGYVQGLSAGTGSSLSLLPAQNATGNWIKIVQRVPVRIVIDKDSLKKNGMIPVGSSIEAVIDIGKETKNILPYTEKSSNLYLINEEIMNTEINQIIKANIGKN
- the ywpJ_1 gene encoding Uncharacterized phosphatase YwpJ, producing the protein MKYKMIVTDLDDTLLNSEKKISLIDKEAIMKAQKAGIKFIPASGRPTFAMKELAEELHLADYKSFLLSFNGSIITDCATQKIF
- the oprM gene encoding Outer membrane protein oprM precursor → MNKKFVLILILSTLLGCSPIPKITKDEIITSNNISTGVFENQKLIFSNTSWWRIYNDPVLNQLINFVLKENEDLKIAKLNILKADEAVNLAKSDSGVTINLAGDLKREKLGKNGTTPPPFGGKIINIGSIGLQADYNIDLFNKVNSLITEQKYKAEAVKLNSKWIELDLSNRVARLYLYWKYLYQENIILTEQKIFSLK
- a CDS encoding Adhesion protein FadA, with translation MKKILLGCFLLTASITIFADSNVLSTLDQLELNFQQLEAEEKAMYEKRKSEAEEAQRTLAQQRETYQQIVIQEKRIADVKNNRYYKDQYNQLAKKYADTKKALEEDMRRQEEIINLFEMIK
- the mepA_2 gene encoding Multidrug export protein mepA, whose translation is MEQKNLLIEGNIFKNLLKFSFPFLIASLLQAFYGAADLFVVGQYANSAAVSAVAIGSQVMQTITGVILGITTGGTILIGQYLGAKREKDMAKTIGTIICVFSLTSIVLTLLMILFTNPIAKIMHTPAEALKYTQQYIFICSCGIPFIIGYNVISGILRGMGDSKTPLYFIIIACIINIAVDVILIDFFKLGAIGAAIATIGAQGISFLLAISFLWKKGFPFEFGKKYIWLFPKKAKIIFHLGFPIALQDGLINISFLLITAIINTMGLTASAAVGVVEKIIVFAMLPPTAFASAIAVMTAQNIGAGKIDRAQKSLYFGIGCSLVLGIAFYIYSQISPENITALFSNDKEVIQTAAMYLRSYSIDCILVCFIFCMNSFFSGCGHPIFPMIHSLIATFFIRIPVSFILSRIKDITLYEIGFGAPLATFISLIMCTIYMKYGNWKRNTMLKST
- the mdtP gene encoding Multidrug resistance outer membrane protein MdtP precursor — its product is MLLKENELNKQLTINNLNILSSNKHSDEIYSLLQKNSQELTPEFKEKVNIPSSISSDIIINRPDVEYYLMLIKGQEKHLEAAKADFYPQFSITGQYGFEGINFNKILRKDSLLGFIGPSIYLPIFHSGAIKSTYKIAGTDMNIFIEEYNKAIINAYNDVDNELYKTKTLWNTLNDSDKNFKTQTNLLSRDKKRLEIGTISKYDYLSKKYSWYSSKLDNEQQHFNLYTQQLQLINSLGGAYEIYK
- the emrB gene encoding Multidrug resistance protein B yields the protein MGISFELILATLALAIGSFMNVLDSTIVNVSLTHIAGDFGIAPTQGTWVITSYAVSEAIFLPLIGWLTKRFGIVKQYTVATLLFTTASMLCGISFSFGFLLFARVLQGIVGASMIPLSQTLMLSFYPKEKKAMALGIWSMTVVLAPVLGPVIGGWITDSFSWRWCFYINLPFGIISTFIVHSIFKKKGYKDKTEKVPIDKWGLIFLALGISSLQIMLDKGNDLDWFSSPFIIILALTSFIFIVILVIWEWHQDNPVVNVKLFLNRNFAIGAVSLSISSIAFFSSVVVIPLWLQNYMGYTALQSGMTTSTLGLSILFTAPILGSILNRLDARKVVVAGFILFSITAVLTGNYTPDVTPAYISVSRFLTGIGLGMFFIPLNTITLSNIQPEDMAGASGLYNFTRNIGNSFGTSLAINFWDHRISMHHQDLVASINNGNPNYVNYIHQMNGPIQTKLALINQMITEQSALMGVNDIIIGSGLMILFLIPLIFMARKSIVK